The segment CCCATTTTATCTGGCATAAAATTGCTCCTAAACTAGCAGAAAATTTTACGGTTATCGCCACTGATTTAAGAGGCTATGGAGATAGTTCTAAACCCCTAGGAAACGCTGATCATCGTAACTATTCTAAACGGATAATGGCGCAAGATCAAGTGGAAGTCATGTCTCAATTAGGCTATGAACAATTCTATCTCATTGGACACGATCGCGGAGCTAGGGTTGCCCACCGCTTAACCCTGGATTATCCTAAAAAAGTCAAAAAATTAGTCGTTTTAGACATTGTTCCCACAGATGAAATGTATCATAGAACTGATCAAGCCTTTGCGACAGCCTATTATCATTGGTTTTTCTTAATTCAGCCTTCTCCTTTTCCCGAAACCCTAATTAATCAAAATCCTGACTATTTTTTAGAGCATTGTTTACACAGTTGGAGTCACAATTTCTCAGCCTTTACGGAGGAAGCTTTAGCCGAATATACTCGGTGTTTTCGGGATGCTAAAACCATTCATGGAACCTGTGAAGATTATCGAGCGTCTGCTACTATTGATTTAGAGCATGATGCCCAAGATATCAACGTTAAATTACAATGTCCTGTTCTGGTTTTATGGGGAAAATATGGGGTGATTGAACGCCAGTATAATTGTCTGGAGATTTGGCAAAAAAGAGCAATTAATGTAACAGGTACTCCGATTAATTGTGGACACTTTCTCCCTGAAGAATCTCCCGATGAAACTTATCGTAATATTGACGAGTTTTTAAATCAATGAATATTTAAAATAGTTCTGTCTCTTTCAACTAGGTAATTAATTTTGCACGACTACCTATCACTATTCACTATTTCTGTGTCTCAAACTGATTTGAAACGACTATACTGATAAGTTTGTATCTTGGGTTCCAATTGTGTCCATTAGGCGGTAAAATACCCAAGAGCAATTATTATTAGGAGTTGTGCAAAAAATGTCTGCTTTTACCGTTATTGCCTTTGCAGGATATCTAATTGTCTTTACAGGGATTACCCTAGGATTGTATTTTGGTCTACGGAGTGCCAAAATCATTTAGTCAGTAATAGACTATTTTTTTCATTGGGGGCATTGAAAGCTTATTATAGGGCTAAAGCCCTCAATCGATGTTGATCAAGCAAGGTTCAATGGTGGCTACAACCGATTTTGCTAAAGCTTCTAAATCATAACCCCCTTCTAACCCAAAGAGAATCCGATGGGTTAAAGTGAGCAAATCTTGGGTAAATAGGGTATAATCAGAAGGCTGTAGAGAAATTTCGGCTAAGGGATCAGCTTGGTTGGCATCGTACCCGGCACTCACGATGAGAAAATCGGGGTTAAAGTTCTTTAAAAAGGGCATGACTTGACTCTTAAAAGCGGTTTGATACTCGGTTAGGGTACTTCCGGCAGCCATAGGGATATTGAGCACATTATTATAGTTTCCGCGATCGCTGGCTTTTCCGGTTCCGGGGTAACAGGGAAATTGATGCAGGGAACAATAGGCGATATTGGCGTTATTTTCCACAATAGCTTCGGTTCCATTGCCATGATGGACATCCCAATCAAGGATCGCCACTCGTTTGACTTGGGAATGTTCTAAACTATAGTAAGCTGCGATCGCTGCGTTAGAAAACAGACAAAATCCCATTCCCGTCTCCTTGATGGCATGATGGCCAGGAGGACGGACTAACGCAAAAGCCGGATGATGATTGTTTAATACTTGGTCAACCCCATCTAACCAAGCACTAACCGCTAATAACGCAATATCATAGCTTTGGGGAGAAACGGGAGTATCCATATCCAGCATTCCTCCCCCTGATGTAGCTATCTGTTCTACCCGTTGAATATAAGCGGTAGTATGAATTTTGTTAACATAGGGGATAACATCGCGTTGAGTAATAGGCGTTGGGGAAATCCAAGACAAACGATCGCACCAAGCAACTTCTTTTAAACCCTTAACAATAGCCGTCAACCGTTCAGGACATTCTGGATGAAAAGCTCCTGTTTTATGGTTCAAAAAATCGTCAGAATAAATTATCGTAAAATAGTCATTATTCATCGAAAATTTGGGTCTGAAACCCCGTCGTTCTACGACGGCTTTACTATTAAATAGTAGCACATTCACAAAAGATCTGTTAAACTGTAAGGCATGACAGAACGTGCCTATCGCTTTCGATTTTACCCAACCACCGAGCAAGAAAATTTGTTGCGACGGACAATGGGATGCGTCCGCTTAGTCTACAACAAGGCTTTAGCAACACGCACCGGAGGATGGTATGAAAAACAAGAACGAATAGGCTACGAACAGACATCAAGCTTGTTAACCGAATGGAAAAAGCAAGAAGATTTAGAGTTTCTTAATGATGTTAGCTGTGTTCCATTACAGCAATGTTTAAGACATCTTCAGACAGCTTTTACCAACTTTTGGGGCCAACGAGCCAAGTATCCTAACTTCAAAAAAAAACGAAATGGAGGTAGTGCCGAGTTTACCCGTTCTGCATTCAAGTGGAAAGATGGTAAGCTATTTTTAGCTAAAAGTAAAGACCCTTTAAATATTGTTTGGAGTCGCTATATTCCTCAAGATTGCAGTCCATCAACGGTAACAGTTAAGCTTGACCCATCAGGGCGTTGGTTTGTCTCGATTTTAGTCAAAGATTCAACTATCAAACCTTTGCCCAAGACAGGTAAAAAAGTAGGGATTGATGTAGGAGTAACTAGCTTCATTACTACCAGCGAAGGAGAAAAAGTAGCCAATCCTCAACAATTTAAACGCTTGTACAAAAAGCTAAAAAGAAAGCAATCATGCTTGAGTCGGAAAACCAAAGGCTCAAATAACCGATATAAAGCTTGTCTTGAAGTAGCTAAAGTTCACGCTCAAATTAAAGATGCGCGTACCGATTTTCTTCACAAACTGACGACTAAACTTGTCCGAGAAAATGACTTAATTGTTATCGAAGATTTAGCCATTAGAAATATGGTTAAAAATCCTAAGTTAGCTCGGTCAATTAGTGACGCTGCTTGGGGAGAATTTAATGGACAATTAGAGTATAAATGTCAATGGTACGGGAAGGAATTAATTAAGATTGACCGCTATTTTCCTAGTAGTAAACGATGTGGAAATTGTGGTCACATAATTGACAAACTACCGTTAAATATTCGTCAATGGGAATGTCCCAACTGTGGGGCTAACCATGACCGAGATATTAACGCCAGTCAAAACATTTTGGCCGCAGGGCTTGCGGTGTCAGTCTGTGGAGCGAGTGTAAGACCCGAAGAGAGTAAATCTCGCAAGGCAACTGCATTGAAGCAGAAACCTAAGTTGTGAGGCTTAGGAATCCCCGCCCTTGTAGGGCGCGGGAGGATGTCAATCTCTTTCTCTGCGTTTTTTATGACGATCAAGACTTTCTTGTAATAAGTTGAGAACTTCTGTGGCAATAGCAATCACTTGATTAGGTCCAAACCCTGCTTGAGTGAGTTCTTTAAAAAAGGATTTAGCCACTATTTTAGCTAATTTTGTCGGGTTGGGATGAACCATAATATCTGCTTCTATTTTTGTTTCCGTCAAATCTCGTGCTACCGCTAATTCAATGAACTTAGAACGCATAATCGATTGTAGGTGAGAAATGTGGAGAGATTTCCCCACAAATAGAGCCAACATCTCTAATAATTTTAAATCATCTTCCTCAAAATCAGATGGCTTTAGAGAATGACTAACATTAATGACTCCTACCACTTGTTTAGCCAAAAGAATAGGAACAGATATCAAACTTTTATGCTTATCATCAAGATAATGGGCTACTGTCACAAATTCAGATTGATAGAGATCCTTAATGAATAAAGATTTTCCAGTGGCAGCCACATAACCGGCTATTCCTTGATTAAGTTTTGTTACTTCCTGATAAGCACATGGGGGCAAATTGCCATAATGGGTAAAAACCCGCAAAGAAGTCTCTTGACTTGGAGAATCTTCAGGGTTTGATAATAGCATAATCGAACAGCGTTCAGTTTGAAGAATTTGAGCCGTCAATTTTGTCACTTCTTCTAAACCCTGTTCCAGGCTAATGGGTTCCTCCAATAAATTGGACAGTTCCGCCAAACGAAATAGGAAATCATGTAATTTATCCATTCTATTGTCTACATTCCTACGGAATTGGCTTCTGGTGATAGAATACCATTAATATTAGGAGGCCTAGCATATTTTTCTAACGATTAGCATTGTCATGTTAGTTTAAGGCTACTTTTCGGGAACGTTATGATTATAGACCCCCAATTCTGTATAGCTTGTGATGAGTAATGCTTCAGAAGTTCGCCATGTTCTAATTATCTCTGATTCTAAATCGAGACGAATTGTTCCTCTAACCGAGAGTACTTATTCTATCGGTCGTGATCCCAATACGAATATTCTACTCTATGATCGCCAAGTTTCTCGCCATCATGCCACGATTTTACAAGTAACAAACGACCAAGGTGAACAACCTTTATATCGGATTATTGATGGAGATTTACAAGGAAAAAGAAGCACCAATGGTATTACTATTAATGGGAAAAATTGTCTGTCCCATGATTTGAAATCGGGCGATGAAATTCGCTTTGGTAGTAAGTGTTATGCTAATTATCATATTATTATTAATTCTGAAGATC is part of the Rippkaea orientalis PCC 8801 genome and harbors:
- a CDS encoding alpha/beta fold hydrolase, whose translation is MFINFQSLKLKTSSAEINLIKGGQGFPILLLHGYPQTHFIWHKIAPKLAENFTVIATDLRGYGDSSKPLGNADHRNYSKRIMAQDQVEVMSQLGYEQFYLIGHDRGARVAHRLTLDYPKKVKKLVVLDIVPTDEMYHRTDQAFATAYYHWFFLIQPSPFPETLINQNPDYFLEHCLHSWSHNFSAFTEEALAEYTRCFRDAKTIHGTCEDYRASATIDLEHDAQDINVKLQCPVLVLWGKYGVIERQYNCLEIWQKRAINVTGTPINCGHFLPEESPDETYRNIDEFLNQ
- the petL gene encoding cytochrome b6-f complex subunit PetL, which translates into the protein MSAFTVIAFAGYLIVFTGITLGLYFGLRSAKII
- a CDS encoding histone deacetylase encodes the protein MNNDYFTIIYSDDFLNHKTGAFHPECPERLTAIVKGLKEVAWCDRLSWISPTPITQRDVIPYVNKIHTTAYIQRVEQIATSGGGMLDMDTPVSPQSYDIALLAVSAWLDGVDQVLNNHHPAFALVRPPGHHAIKETGMGFCLFSNAAIAAYYSLEHSQVKRVAILDWDVHHGNGTEAIVENNANIAYCSLHQFPCYPGTGKASDRGNYNNVLNIPMAAGSTLTEYQTAFKSQVMPFLKNFNPDFLIVSAGYDANQADPLAEISLQPSDYTLFTQDLLTLTHRILFGLEGGYDLEALAKSVVATIEPCLINID
- a CDS encoding RNA-guided endonuclease InsQ/TnpB family protein — encoded protein: MTERAYRFRFYPTTEQENLLRRTMGCVRLVYNKALATRTGGWYEKQERIGYEQTSSLLTEWKKQEDLEFLNDVSCVPLQQCLRHLQTAFTNFWGQRAKYPNFKKKRNGGSAEFTRSAFKWKDGKLFLAKSKDPLNIVWSRYIPQDCSPSTVTVKLDPSGRWFVSILVKDSTIKPLPKTGKKVGIDVGVTSFITTSEGEKVANPQQFKRLYKKLKRKQSCLSRKTKGSNNRYKACLEVAKVHAQIKDARTDFLHKLTTKLVRENDLIVIEDLAIRNMVKNPKLARSISDAAWGEFNGQLEYKCQWYGKELIKIDRYFPSSKRCGNCGHIIDKLPLNIRQWECPNCGANHDRDINASQNILAAGLAVSVCGASVRPEESKSRKATALKQKPKL
- a CDS encoding GAF domain-containing protein, whose product is MDKLHDFLFRLAELSNLLEEPISLEQGLEEVTKLTAQILQTERCSIMLLSNPEDSPSQETSLRVFTHYGNLPPCAYQEVTKLNQGIAGYVAATGKSLFIKDLYQSEFVTVAHYLDDKHKSLISVPILLAKQVVGVINVSHSLKPSDFEEDDLKLLEMLALFVGKSLHISHLQSIMRSKFIELAVARDLTETKIEADIMVHPNPTKLAKIVAKSFFKELTQAGFGPNQVIAIATEVLNLLQESLDRHKKRRERD